The following are from one region of the Salvia hispanica cultivar TCC Black 2014 chromosome 1, UniMelb_Shisp_WGS_1.0, whole genome shotgun sequence genome:
- the LOC125216012 gene encoding auxin-responsive protein SAUR68-like codes for MITAKNLSKMIHQWHKLAATRRRRVLHPRNGDVCCVAPSSYMDKGHFAVYTADQRRFVVPLAYLNDPVFRHLLEMSEEEYGLPCNGPIVLPCDSVFMDYTICLIRKGRAGDLLESLARSRCSSSCLHQSQHNHHMLIH; via the coding sequence ATGATTACTGCCAAGAACCTCTCCAAGATGATCCACCAGTGGCACAAGCTCGCTGCTACACGCCGCAGGAGAGTCTTGCACCCAAGAAACGGCGACGTCTGCTGTGTTGCGCCATCGTCATACATGGACAAGGGCCACTTTGCAGTCTACACTGCTGACCAGAGGCGCTTTGTGGTTCCATTGGCCTATCTCAATGACCCTGTGTTCCGGCATCTGCTTGAGATGTCTGAAGAGGAGTACGGCCTGCCCTGTAACGGCCCTATTGTGTTACCTTGTGATTCGGTCTTCATGGACTACACCATCTGCCTCATCCGCAAAGGCCGCGCTGGAGATTTGCTTGAGTCCCTTGCCAGAAGCCGCTGCTCATCATCGTGCTTGCATCAATCACAGCATAACCACCACATGCTCATTCATTGA
- the LOC125194824 gene encoding uncharacterized protein LOC125194824, which translates to MALSPLRSKFLHHNRSLSLPSKSSSSSSHLDVNISGFEASCSSLSSIESSIKGLKNLYTSIDDLLLLPHIQQIISRAEWIHQVLDGYIRLLDASSTARDLISSTKQHVQELLSALRRKDADGIRCYLSSTKKSKKIIQKSLKSFRSKSIVATLEKGSDAWELVQKLSDAESITVATLESLLAYLIGGRMQSGWSLVAKLMHSKKESNYFHGANEFEKMEALLQISLEGVQVEEVMTLSKEVDSSIQNLEQELECLFRQLIRTRVLLLNILNHYFPCGSQEAAIVKVDESLLSESTPSSLSSVADRIKGLQNLYESIDDLLLLPHIQRSIAHECPQKCVDEMMEGYIMLLDACAAAKDVVSVAKRDAQELLSGVRRRTHAEAASTYLSSRRKLRKMVQKASFLRKKQNLGKGYEMRPVEKLLMDAKSATLGMISSLFFYMMGTKAHSSGSLVAKIMESKRIEETEFTKVDAALMSFMQNGDDGVKFDDVLKSMECSIQIVEDGLECLFRRLIKTRVVLLNILSH; encoded by the exons atggcACTCTCACCTTTGAGATCAAAGTTCCTCCACCACAACCGCTCTCTTAGTTTACCTTccaaatcatcatcatcatcctctCATCTTGATGTCAACATCTCCGGCTTCGAGGCCTCCTGTTCCTCACTGTCATCAATAGAGAGCAGCATCAAAGGCCTCAAAAACTTGTACACCTCCATCGACGATTTGCTTCTGCTTCCTCACATCCAACAAATCATCTCCCGCGCCGAATGGATTCACCAAGTGTTGGATGGCTACATCAGGCTCTTGGATGCCTCCTCCACAGCCAGAGATCTCATCTCAAGCACGAAGCAGCACGTGCAAGAGCTGCTCTCTGCGCTGCGGAGGAAGGATGCTGATGGCATCCGCTGCTATCTCAGCTCCACAAAGAAGTCAAAGAAGATCATCCAGAAATCTCTGAAGAGTTTCAGAAGCAAGTCCATTGTTGCAACCTTGGAGAAGGGAAGCGACGCGTGGGAGCTCGTGCAGAAGCTGAGCGATGCAGAGTCGATCACCGTTGCCACTCTTGAATCTCTGCTGGCCTACTTGATTGGGGGTAGGATGCAGAGTGGGTGGTCCTTGGTGGCCAAGCTGATGCACTCCAAGAAAGAGAGCAATTACTTCCATGGTGCTAATGAGTTTGAGAAGATGGAAGCCCTCTTGCAAATCAGCTTAGAAGGTGTGCAAGTTGAGGAGGTCATGACTCTATCTAAGGAGGTGGATTCCAGCATTCAGAATCTTGAGCAAGAGCTGGAATGCTTGTTTAGACAGTTGATTAGAACCAGAGTGTTACTCCTTAACATTCTTAACCACTA CTTTCCTTGTGGATCACAAGAAGCTGCCATAGTCAAAGTTGATGAGAGTTTGCTCTCTGAGTCGACCCCTTCATCGTTGTCCTCTGTGGCTGACAGAATAAAGGGTCTCCAAAATCTGTACGAGAGCATCGATGATTTGCTTCTGCTGCCTCACATCCAAAGAAGCATTGCACATGAATGTCCACAGAAATGTGTGGATGAAATGATGGAGGGGTATATCATGTTGCTGGATGCTTGCGCAGCTGCTAAAGATGTCGTCTCAGTCGCAAAGAGAGACGCGCAGGAGCTTCTCTCTGGTGTGAGAAGAAGAACGCACGCAGAGGCCGCCTCCACCTATCTCTCATCAAGGAGGAAGTTGAGAAAGATGGTTCAAAAGGCCTCATTTTTGAggaagaaacaaaatttgggaAAGGGATACGAGATGAGGCCGGTGGAGAAGTTGCTGATGGATGCTAAATCAGCAACTTTAGGCATGATCAgctctctcttcttctacaTGATGGGGACAAAGGCACACAGCAGTGGGTCTTTGGTAGCCAAGATCATGGAGTCGAAGAGAATCGAAGAAACAGAATTTACTAAGGTGGATGCTGCCCTAATGTCATTCATGCAAAATGGAGATGATGGTGTCAAAtttgatgatgttttgaaaAGCATGGAATGCAGCATTCAGATTGTGGAAGATGGGCTGGAATGCTTGTTCAGAAGGTTGATCAAAACAAGAGTTGTCCTCCTCAACATTCTTAGTCACTAA
- the LOC125194816 gene encoding uncharacterized protein LOC125194816, with protein sequence MMMISTPKILGHTRSSSLPSRSHSHPLIPQFNHHLQTLHPDSTSLLSISQNLTTLHSLYNCLDDLLLLHHTHQLFSRDSHHKWVHQVLDGYLALVDACATAKDILSHARDHLLHLHSFLRRRRDSDHLIASRKTAKKMIHKTLRRITSLKHKPSVLALADKDAEAIAVISMLKETEAATLDLIESLLCSVSGARSSSSGWSLVSRLIGSKRCSGQDDHDHKHRLEFSELDAALEKLVRLDGTVQVDELGMQLREMEESLDVVEDKVEGLFKRLVRTRVSLLNMHSN encoded by the coding sequence ATGATGATGATCTCCACTCCTAAAATCCTTGGCCACACTCGCTCCTCCAGCCTCCCCTCTCGATCCCATTCCCACCCTCTCATCCCCCAATTCAACCACCACCTCCAAACCCTCCACCCCGACTCCACCTCCCTGCTCTCCATCTCCCAAAACCTAACCACCCTCCACTCCCTCTACAACTGCCTCGACGACTTGCTCCTCCTCCACCACACCCACCAGCTCTTCTCCCGCGATTCCCACCACAAATGGGTCCACCAAGTCCTCGACGGCTACCTCGCCCTCGTCGACGCCTGCGCCACCGCCAAAGACATCCTCTCCCACGCCAGGGACCacctcctccacctccactCCTTCCTCCGCCGCAGACGAGACTCTGATCATCTCATCGCCTCCAGAAAAACAGCCAAGAAGATGATCCACAAGACCCTCAGACGCATCACCTCCTTGAAGCATAAACCCTCCGTTTTAGCTCTGGCAGATAAAGATGCTGAAGCCATCGCTGTGATAAGCATGTTGAAGGAGACCGAGGCCGCCACTCTCGACCTCATCGAGTCGTTGCTGTGCAGCGTCTCGGGCGCCAGGAGCTCATCAAGCGGATGGTCTCTCGTGTCGAGGCTGATTGGCTCGAAAAGATGCTCGGGACAAGATGATCATGACCACAAACATAGGCTAGAGTTTAGTGAGCTGGATGCTGCCTTGGAGAAGCTTGTGAGATTGGATGGGACGGTGCAGGTTGATGAGCTTGGGATGCAGTTGAGAGAGATGGAGGAGAGCCTTGATGTTGTAGAAGACAAAGTCGAGGGTTTGTTTAAGCGTTTGGTCAGAACCAGAGTTTCACTACTCAACATGCACAGCAATTAG